agcgtctactttctttaaatatcttaaatgagcctgtaaaatgctttgtaacCCAAtagcctcatcagtcatggagctgtgtcaCTCTTCAGCTCCCAGTTCTCCTCGCCGTTAAAGTTTGAATCAGTGAATAATTACTGTCTTACTGTATTAATATTACTAGTTTTATCATTCAAGTTACAACAGCATAATACTGATAACTGAGCAAGGTTACTACTATCTATctacataaattacatgcacacatgggtttcacagtatatatgacactagctgctatttttctaagtctttagtctagataactagctgcTAGCATACAGCTAGCGTCATGCTTGGTTTACttcaaatttaattcatttgtaaagcggtgttgggtgtttttgagatcaaggttctcattaatgatggtatgactttatttttcctttttaaaacctaaattcaatctaaatttaaaagacagacattgacatttacctcacaccatagggagaaatcagttgacatcgaGTTCTTATGCTCCCgtaactttctccattttttttttttcactggggaaacggtcgAGTTTTCCCTCGTTTTCCTGATCCCATGTTGGAGCCGTATCCAACTTATTCTCTGTtgttgccacttctctgtgggtgaatattagttagatgtatctaacatggcaccatgaaacacatgaccagctcagaaccaatcagcatagtgGGATAgttcagacggtccattccctagttggccggactctctctaatatacgactctgtTCTTGATAATCAgcgataaatgtgataaaagtgTGAATATTGAACTTAATATTTGTATCGTAGTAGATAGTTGTAAATAGTAACCAGATAACGCAGCATATTGCAATAATTGttaactaaattaaatgactttttttttaataatcttaGTGCCTCTGGCTGTGGTAGAAACAGTAATAATCAGCTGAGGTGTGAAGCATTAGCCCTCATCCTCCTGTCACAGACTCTCAGCCTGTCAGTCACCGGCAGAGCGCCGCGCGCTTTCACACAAACTCATTTATATTCCCAACCTCAAGACGTGACCCTTGTCTGTCTCCCTAATAGCCTCGACTCACAAGAAAAAAGGGGACATCCTGCAGCCGTGTGACACCGAGTACCCCAGCTTCGTTTATGAGCCGTCAGTCAAAGAGACCAACAGCATTATTAAGTGTGGACGATGCCAGAAgtaagcgcacacacacacacatgcacactcatgCGCACACAGACGCCAGCGCAGTCCTCTCTAAGCCCTACACCAGTCATATTAAATTGTGCCCCTGAAATCCATTTTCTATGGCTTTGCCCTGCTCTGCATATTGAGAGCAGTGTGTATTTATGCAAGAGTAGCACGAAGAGGGGGAAATAAGTGGGAAGAAACTGAATTAGAGAAAAGTGCGCAGGGTTGTAGAAAGACTGAGAAGCGCAGAGAGAGTGCACAGATGGGTTaggtaaatggaaaaaaaaaagagaaatgagtgATAGAAACAAAGATGGATGAGCAGCAAGAGGCAAATGAGGGGGGGCGTCACAAAAGGTGCATGATCATAGGTTAAGTGTGAACAccatgaggacagaagaggataTAACAGCTCGACACTGAGAATCTAACAGTGTTTAATTAATGCAGTTAATACATCGTGCACTATTAATTTTTCATGCAATAATTAAATGTCTggtattatttgttttcattaaaataacattaattataTACAGCAGTAGTGCATTTTTTCTGCGTCCGATGGCTGCCCCCTACTGGACAAAGTTGCACATTACACCACCAGGTTCACTTTCTGCCTTTGcctaatccttttttttttttaattttatttttgttcgtGTTCCAGGATGTTTGTAGTGCAGCAGATTCCAGAGAGCAACCTGCTGATGCTGGTGGTGCAGGCAGACTGTGACTGCTCCAGACACTACTCACCCATCACCATGGCGGCGGAGGAAGTCAAATATATCCTTTCATGTTTATATCCGCGGAGCAAGTGGGTTCATCGCGAGGAACGATCCCGCTGTAACGCTTAATTAGATCTTCTTGGAGTGTTCTAATTTTAAAGTAATTGCGGCGGCGCCCGACGTTAAATCAGACATTATGCACTTGGAGCTCTTGAGCATAAGCACACGTTTTAGATTTTGGTTATTTCCGTGCGTGACTCACTGGCATGTTAATAGCGCactttattaaaagaaaaaaaactatatagAACACAACCCGTACCTCGCCACGGGCAACTTTAAAGGTTCCCGTATAATCACGACCAAAATATACCTCAAAACATTATTGTTTGCTGACCTTTTCGTCCCAGATGAATTCCTCCAGCGCTGCAGTCCCTGTTGCTAATTTTTGCAGCGAGAGGCACTTCAAGGACCAAACAGCACAGGGGACTTTTCTAAAGGTAACTTCCCACTGGAATGCTCCCCGGAGAACAACATGCCTTCAAGGGAGAACTTTCCATTTGCATTTGCACCTCCGATAGAAACACTGAAGtgatgtgacagtttgtgtttgaTAAGACGACACCATGTAGCTCTGCACAACATTTAATGTTGTACCGAGATAAAGTGAAGactctttaaataattaattgtgtagttttattattgttcctGTAATGCCAACACATGTGACCTACCTGAGGACAACCTGTACTTGTGCAGTGTGAAACTTTTCTATAATGACATGAATGAGGGCGCTGTTGCTCCTTGACCTTTCTGCACATAACGCATCAGTGAAGTGTGACCGGATGAGGTCCCAGAAGATTCGCAGACGCCCCGAGTCTTGCCACGCTTACCACCCGCAGGTCAGTTTCTCAtcactctaaaaaaaataaaaagaacaccTTCATTCAatgatttaaatctaaatcGCGATGGAGAAACAATTTATGCTTTGTCCCTGTAGGAGAACGCCAACGACTGCGGAGGGGCTTCATTTATACATCTCTCAGCCCCTCTCCTGTTCGTCTGTCTCTCCTTGGCTGCGCTCGTTTCCTGATGAAGGACGACTTTGCTGTTTCGCCGTTTCTAACATGAACCAAGAGGTTgtggggggaaagaaaacaaaaaaatcgaGAGCTCTGTTTGGACACCATGAGCGGACTTTTTAAAGACGTTTTAAAGACGCGACGGCTCCAGACTTCTCTCGAGGGACCTTTTAATGTCTTTTGTCACATCTGaactgaaaacagcaaaaaaaaaaaaactaaaaaaaaaaaaaaaggaaaaaccaaGTCAGTGGCCtgttgttgccatggatacTTTTCCATTAGGTATTTTCTCATGCACGACTTTGCATTTCAGAACGAAAAGGGGACGAGGTGGTGGCTCTGACGTGCGCGGATGAAAGGGCGCTGTGAGTTGTGAGGGCGTCACGCGAACAGAGCGGTGAAAAGAAGAACACGTTTCTCATTTGCCATATATCACGCTGAGCTGAGTATTGCAGACGCACATGCATATTATATATGCCGCTGTAAGCATGCACACTTCcagtacacacagacacatcgGAGGCTTTATCATCcacagtgcttttttttttgaaattgctTAAAAGTGGCTGCTGTGAGGCCGACAACAGCTGTACGGTGCTGGGGGAAACTTTTCCATGACTGTCTGCAATGTAACGGATAACTGACAGTGGGTAAGAAGACGGCTCAGTGCCTCGGAATAAGTCACAATGGGCTATATAGATGAATTTAACAtctactgtatactgtatatattatgaatatgtaataaaattaaacatATCTTTAAAAccggatctttttttttttgtttttccatcccccaaaaaaaatgtttgtctgcCTTTTTGTCTTTATCAACTGCAAATTTCTGTGTATCTTTACATTTGTCTGTTTATTCTGCTGAAGAAATGCACTAAAGATTTACACAGGGGctacaaacagtttttttttttttttttttttcaatttcacagAATCATAAATGTTCCTGAAattcaattacattttcatCACTGAATCTGATTCTTGATTCTTTCCCGAAGtaacagtgtattttttattaatattattattatttcatgactaaaacaaaagacaatGCAAGCAGTCACTACTCAGCGTAAATCTCAGTGTAAATTAGTCCTATTTTTGTATTGCACTTGCTTGcgtcttttatatttttgctcaGCGTTTCATCAGATTTTCGCCTCTGTGTGTcggtactgtttttttttttaatcaccttACGAAGCATGTCTTTAAGTTGCGGTTACTGTGATGACAAACTTGCCTGGGaattttgcttgttttaacGCAACTGACTCAGATTCAtatcgtgtgtttgtgtgaatcatCGCTGTGTGTTCTGCCTCGGTTTGGACATGAAAGTAATGTAATTATTCCGTGCAGTTTTCGTTTATACATTCCTCTGAccacactgactgactgaagccATGGTTTGTAcgaattaaaataaactgtccaCACGGTTTTTTTTACTCCATTTGCCGTCAGttctcttttgttctgttttatttgtgcataAATAAAGATATTATTAATCCCAGTTTAATACAGGAAAATATGGAGGGAATTTTCCATAACAGTAATGTGACTTTGGGGATAATTTGATGACTAGTAGTAATAACAGACAAATGAACGTTATATATCATTATGTGAACACTGTTGGCAGATACAGTGTCACGTCATTTAAAATTTGGAACGTCAGCACAGTACCAGCCATGTTTTCTTAACTTATCAGACTGCAggagaatataaaatattattcaaCTGAAAAGTTCAGAAACATCGAGTACAGTTTTCTAAACTCAGCCCAACAAACAATAAGCAGTCACAAACTTTTCAAGGTGAAcgtcattgaaaaaaaaaaagaagcttcaaTTTTCATTTCACTAAACTCACTAGTAGCTGATTATATATAGTGTAGAAGTCTGTTTTGAAGggacaggaaaagtaaaaaaataaataaataaaatggagatATGTAGTTgaatttgtaaaaatatatttgtaaaattaaaatgatagggaactgataaataaatatgttttgtttatttatttttttttagttacaagctataaaaatatataataaagcCTAATATAACTCCTACAAACACGTCTTTCTGTTTAATGCACTTGACTTCTCCAGTCTGatttactcattcattcaacatttctctttctcaaaTGTATTGATGATAATTAAGAAAAACATACTCCACTGACTCTTCAACATTACCCTCAACCCTCAGCCTGGTTAAAACATTTCCTTTCTCAGTGCCTGGCACTTGCTATTGTTTAATAGCATAGTGTTTAATAGAGGGCTGTCTTATATTATCGCATTAAATCCTCTCACTTCAATTCATCAACAGGGAGAAAATGTATAGTTATGCCAACCAACCTTTAGCAGTGCTTTGATTCCGCTGCCCCGTGTTGTTTATGTGGTATTTAGTGAAGCCCGGGTTGTAGTGACTCAACGCGGCCAGCGGGGGCGCCAGTTCCCGGCTCTCTTCATTGTTTGTGCTTTACTGCGGGGCCAGGCGGGGAGAGAGACGGGTCGGAGGAAAATGGCGGACGGTGTGGATCACATCGATATCTACGCCGACGTAGAGGAGGAATTCAGCCAGGTATTAAATATACATTCAGCACAATTCGACCAACGCCACCTTAGTTTTGTGTACCCgtgtaaaatatttgtattgTGGGTTTGGTTGAATTACATTGTTTGGCGGATAAAGGAGCTTCTCTTTGCGCGCAGGCCCCCTTTCACCATGCTGCAAGCCTGCAGCCTCGgctatctttgtttttttttcttctttttttttttctttgcagtgtgGTTTGCGTTGCAGGTGAAATTTAAGTCGACGCTTTCTTAATTTAGTAATGCACATGCGCTgtgcacatatttatttgtgtttgtttctttgagcAAATGCTAAAAGCAACACTTTGTTAGTGTTAGCGCTGCGCCAGGCCTCGGCTCGGCCTTCTGTGGCGGGCTAACACGCCAAACTAATACTCTTTCTTTAGTTAGCTTAGCCGCATGCAGCTGTACTTTGTCGATATAATAGGACTTTAGGTCGAAGCGAACCAAATGGAAATGTCTAGAAACCACAAATGTGTGCATTAGaaataatatttgtgtattAACAGTTAATTCGCGGGTACTTGCTTGTTGTAGCATCGTCTGTTTACAGATGTTTTCCAACTTTACACACGCCCCCCTTTGTGTTCAAAAGACCAGTCCAGGACTAGTTGCCGGCTAAaataattttctgtgttttcctcctgcAATTTTTTCAGGACACAACTTGCAAAGCTTGTGTAATGATGCTTTCTCGCGTTGTATAATGTAGCTGCTAATGTTGATGAATGAAGTAAGTCGCTCTTAGGGATTAGGGTGAAGCTGGtgaatattttctgttaaataatagTTAATACGACCACATTGTTGTAAATAACTAAAGCCATAGCTGGCACAGCTATCCTAATTTAGTTTGTAGTTAAATTAATATTGTAGTTGCTTCAAAATCCGCTCATGTCTTACTTATGTTGCCCGGACTAGACTGAACATGTATAGATGCTACCTTAAGGGATGATATAAATATTTGTACACGGTGTCTCTTATGCCTCCACCAACCAGTTCTGCAGGTATTAAGTTATCCGCCATCATTTTAGGACCGTGCACTAAAAAAGTAATGTAggagtgtttttaaataaagcaggTCACATAATGGAAAGTTCATCATTAAAGTCATGTGTGTCCAGCTGTGTCAATATTAAGCAATCACACGCCGCTTGCACAACTGAGCTCATTTAGGATGTTTTTCTCCCGTCTGCAAATGCGCACAGAGAAGGTCGATGTTGTTGAACTGCTTCGCAGCGTGTTATGTGTTTGACTGAGCTGTTGTTATCATGTTAAAAACAGGAAGCCGATTACCCGGTTCACGAGCAGATCGACCTATACGATGATGTAATATCCCCGTCGGCCAACAATGGCGACGCTCCAGAAGACCGCGAATACCTGGACGCACTGCCTGCACCAGGAGgcacagagggaggaaagagtgCCCCACCCAACGTGGTGTACACCTACACGGGGAAAAGGATTGCCTTGTACATCGGAAACCTTACATGGGTGGGTCTCAGAGTCCTAGAAATTATGTTTTACTGTTTCAAACTGGGATCCTTAAATGTATATGCACGTGTAAATAAATCGATACTGATGGGCTGTTATCTTCTTTGCAGTGGACAACAGATGAGGACTTGACAGAAGCCATTCGGTCGATAGGCATCACAGATGTGCTGGAGATCAAGTTCTTTGAAAACAGAGCCAATGGCCAGTCGAAAGGGTGAGTTCTTAAATGTACAACGTGAAAGAACGTTTTAGTTTCTTGTTTGCGAATGTGAAGTTTTTCTGCGCAAACCTACATGTGTGTCCCCTGTGTGGGTTCTCTTCAGGTTTGCCCTGGTATGTGTCGGCTCAGAGGCATCCTCCAGAAAGTTGATGGAGCTATTGTCAAAGAGGGAGCTCCACGGTCAAAACCCCATCGTCACACCGTGCAACAAGCAGTCGCTCAGCCAGTTTGAGATGCAGTCACGCAAAAGTAAGTATTACATGTTCACAGTTGGCACGAAGGgtcaatttaatttatttctacatttatcTGGCTTCTGTATGTACACCACTGCAACCATTTATGTCATATTAAGGGGGAACGTGGGTTTTGTTGTGTCATTGGTTTCACAGGCACACAGTCGGGCCAAATGTCCGGGGAAGGTAAAGCGGGTCCACCTGGTGCTGGCCCGCGTGGTGGTTTCCCCATGGGCCGCGGCAGGGGAAGGTTCCCTGGACCACCTGGACCAGGAGGAGACCGCTTCCCTGGTCCCGTGGGCCCTGGAGGCCCACCACCACACTTTCCTGGTTAGTTTGGTAACAAGTATTGGTTGTGGTTGCCGCTAGGAGAATGGGGAGGCGGGGGTCACTGTCAGCTCAGTGCTGAAACTATCCAGAAAGGAGAATTTGTTCTGTAGCATGCCAGATACTTAGAAAATAGAAGCTGCATTCTTAATTTTATCTAATCAATTTAGGGCATATTCACTGGGAAGACATACACCTAGTCAGTCACACTGCTAGCTTATTATAATGTGTAGTCTGTAACGTGTATGCATCCTTTATTGCTTGCAGCAGACACACTCCGAAGTTGAATTTTATCGGCCAGTGGTAGTTGTCTTTTCCAGACATTTCATCCATATTAACAACACAGCAGCGCAACAGCTAGAAGTTATCATCATATACAAGACAAGTGCTTTCCAGAAGTATCATTACTTATAATTCTGCCTTCTGTCTGGCAGTGTTGTTAGCACAGGTTTTGCTACTACTCACACCAGCATGAAACCAAAGCCAGTCTGAAGTAGTTTATGTAGAGCATTTAAATCTCTCCTTGCAGGGCTGTGTCTTTGCATGTTTCCCTCtcccatctgttttttttttttctttgtcccgCTTCATCTCCATTTGAACAACTGAATATTCCCAGGCTGCTGTTTCTCTGCTCGCTAAAACTTTCCGGCATCAATCCCTGACAAGCGGTTTCGCTCAAAGCTTTACTTGGCAAGCTACCAACCTCAAACTCCTTACAAATCCCAGATTGGCTGCCTTAAAACGAGCAGCGGGAGAGGACGGAGCTCTCCTTAGCTTTTCTCACTTTTCCATGTGTTGCCCTCCATCTCACCCTTTTCCACATCTGTTCTTTCGCTTAGTGGCTAATGCCCCGCGTTGCTGGGTTGCGACAGGCCTTGAGTTAGCAGGCAGAACAACTATATGAAGGGAAGAGTTGTGATTGGTTTGCTTTCTTCCCCATCAGGCTCGGGGATGGGACCAGAACTGGTTAGGCACCAAGATGGCCCTCTGATGGATATGAATTTCAGTCCCTTCCCGCCGGGGGGCAGGAACGGGAGCTGGCGTGGCAGAGGTGAAAAACCTCTACTGATTTGATCGGATGCCTTTATCTTGAGGATTAGCCGTTTCCTGATAGGAGGAGTCCCATCCAGGAACTGTCGGCTTTGCTTCCCCAAAGACGGACAGATTCGCCTGTAAACTAAAAGTAGATTccaacaaatatttattattacaaggagctgcagttttgaaATATACTTTGAGGTCAGATCAAATCAAGAATCATGAACAGTGGTCTCAGGCTGAACATGAGACCCTCTGCTCCATAAGTCATGTGACATTTAGAGCAAAACATGGCTAATACCAAAACTCATTCATTCCCATTTACCTTAACTATCCTCTTGTGAATTGACCTGTCTTGGAATAGTCCATTTGCAAACTACAGTATTTCATGTACTCTCATACCCGGGCACATGGAGCCCCAGTATAAAATACAGCCtcctcagtttaaaaaaaaaaaaagaagaaaaaaaaagcctgcttGAATCAAGTTGCTCTAAGTTTGTCTCCTCATCTGTTTCTGTTGCCTTCTGATTTAATTTTCAGCATTGTGTCGTCCTGTTTCATTTGTTGTCCTCTGCAGCAAAGGCTTCCtcttagctgtgtgtgtgtcattgtctCTAACTGTCAGCGTCAGTACCTAAAGGTGCCGATGTGTGGGGGAATACATGTGAAGTACAGGCTGCCTCAAGAGATTTAAATTCATAacaagagaaatgtgttttatctttatctgcAAATTACTTTATCATGTAAAAGCTCACTTCACTCTGAGGAGAGCTCAGTCACCAATGCATCAtcttttaatgtatttactactttttttccctgtatTCTCTTATTTAGGTGGAATGCAGGGTCCTCCACGACCCCCTCCAGGTCCACCTGGTCCCCCTGGCCCTCCAGgacctccacctccaggccagggtctcccccctcccctggCTGGTCCTCCAAACCGTGGCgacagacctcctcctcctgttcttttCCCTGGTCAGTTCGGCCAACCACCAATGGGCCCCCTGCCCCCAGGCCCCCCTCCTCCGGGTTACGGCCCTCCCCCCggtcccccacccccccagcaGGG
This portion of the Mugil cephalus isolate CIBA_MC_2020 chromosome 22, CIBA_Mcephalus_1.1, whole genome shotgun sequence genome encodes:
- the cpsf6 gene encoding cleavage and polyadenylation specificity factor subunit 6 isoform X1, which produces MADGVDHIDIYADVEEEFSQEADYPVHEQIDLYDDVISPSANNGDAPEDREYLDALPAPGGTEGGKSAPPNVVYTYTGKRIALYIGNLTWWTTDEDLTEAIRSIGITDVLEIKFFENRANGQSKGFALVCVGSEASSRKLMELLSKRELHGQNPIVTPCNKQSLSQFEMQSRKSFTGTQSGQMSGEGKAGPPGAGPRGGFPMGRGRGRFPGPPGPGGDRFPGPVGPGGPPPHFPGSGMGPELVRHQDGPLMDMNFSPFPPGGRNGSWRGRGGMQGPPRPPPGPPGPPGPPGPPPPGQGLPPPLAGPPNRGDRPPPPVLFPGQFGQPPMGPLPPGPPPPGYGPPPGPPPPQQGPPPPGPFPPRPPGPIGPPMALAPPPHMPGPPPGGPPPAPHVNPAFFPPPGNSSMAPNDSRGPPGPNDPYGRPPPYERGDYGPGGREMEASRTPLSEAEFEEIMNRNRAISSSAISRAVSDASAADYGSAIETLVTAISLIKQSKVSADDRCKVLISSLQDCLHGIESKSYGSASRRERSRERDHSRSREKSRRHKSRSRDRHEDYYRERSRERDRHRERDRDRDREREREREYRHR
- the cpsf6 gene encoding cleavage and polyadenylation specificity factor subunit 6 isoform X3, whose amino-acid sequence is MADGVDHIDIYADVEEEFSQEADYPVHEQIDLYDDVISPSANNGDAPEDREYLDALPAPGGTEGGKSAPPNVVYTYTGKRIALYIGNLTWWTTDEDLTEAIRSIGITDVLEIKFFENRANGQSKGFALVCVGSEASSRKLMELLSKRELHGQNPIVTPCNKQSLSQFEMQSRKSFTGTQSGQMSGEGKAGPPGAGPRGGFPMGRGRGRFPGPPGPGGDRFPGPVGPGGPPPHFPGGMQGPPRPPPGPPGPPGPPGPPPPGQGLPPPLAGPPNRGDRPPPPVLFPGQFGQPPMGPLPPGPPPPGYGPPPGPPPPQQGPPPPGPFPPRPPGPIGPPMALAPPPHMPGPPPGGPPPAPHVNPAFFPPPGNSSMAPNDSRGPPGPNDPYGRPPPYERGDYGPGGREMEASRTPLSEAEFEEIMNRNRAISSSAISRAVSDASAADYGSAIETLVTAISLIKQSKVSADDRCKVLISSLQDCLHGIESKSYGSASRRERSRERDHSRSREKSRRHKSRSRDRHEDYYRERSRERDRHRERDRDRDREREREREYRHR
- the cpsf6 gene encoding cleavage and polyadenylation specificity factor subunit 6 isoform X4, with protein sequence MADGVDHIDIYADVEEEFSQEADYPVHEQIDLYDDVISPSANNGDAPEDREYLDALPAPGGTEGGKSAPPNVVYTYTGKRIALYIGNLTWWTTDEDLTEAIRSIGITDVLEIKFFENRANGQSKGFALVCVGSEASSRKLMELLSKRELHGQNPIVTPCNKQSLSQFEMQSRKSTQSGQMSGEGKAGPPGAGPRGGFPMGRGRGRFPGPPGPGGDRFPGPVGPGGPPPHFPGGMQGPPRPPPGPPGPPGPPGPPPPGQGLPPPLAGPPNRGDRPPPPVLFPGQFGQPPMGPLPPGPPPPGYGPPPGPPPPQQGPPPPGPFPPRPPGPIGPPMALAPPPHMPGPPPGGPPPAPHVNPAFFPPPGNSSMAPNDSRGPPGPNDPYGRPPPYERGDYGPGGREMEASRTPLSEAEFEEIMNRNRAISSSAISRAVSDASAADYGSAIETLVTAISLIKQSKVSADDRCKVLISSLQDCLHGIESKSYGSASRRERSRERDHSRSREKSRRHKSRSRDRHEDYYRERSRERDRHRERDRDRDREREREREYRHR
- the cpsf6 gene encoding cleavage and polyadenylation specificity factor subunit 6 isoform X2, with the protein product MADGVDHIDIYADVEEEFSQEADYPVHEQIDLYDDVISPSANNGDAPEDREYLDALPAPGGTEGGKSAPPNVVYTYTGKRIALYIGNLTWWTTDEDLTEAIRSIGITDVLEIKFFENRANGQSKGFALVCVGSEASSRKLMELLSKRELHGQNPIVTPCNKQSLSQFEMQSRKSTQSGQMSGEGKAGPPGAGPRGGFPMGRGRGRFPGPPGPGGDRFPGPVGPGGPPPHFPGSGMGPELVRHQDGPLMDMNFSPFPPGGRNGSWRGRGGMQGPPRPPPGPPGPPGPPGPPPPGQGLPPPLAGPPNRGDRPPPPVLFPGQFGQPPMGPLPPGPPPPGYGPPPGPPPPQQGPPPPGPFPPRPPGPIGPPMALAPPPHMPGPPPGGPPPAPHVNPAFFPPPGNSSMAPNDSRGPPGPNDPYGRPPPYERGDYGPGGREMEASRTPLSEAEFEEIMNRNRAISSSAISRAVSDASAADYGSAIETLVTAISLIKQSKVSADDRCKVLISSLQDCLHGIESKSYGSASRRERSRERDHSRSREKSRRHKSRSRDRHEDYYRERSRERDRHRERDRDRDREREREREYRHR